Proteins from a single region of Bacteroidales bacterium:
- the cas2 gene encoding CRISPR-associated endonuclease Cas2: MMVLITYDVETMSRAGQKRLRRVAKTCEDYGLRVQNSVFECVLDPGKFAQLKFDLLEILNPKKDSLRFYFMGSNWAGKVEHIGAKPTINPEKDFLVV; the protein is encoded by the coding sequence ATGATGGTATTGATAACCTATGATGTAGAAACAATGAGTCGAGCAGGTCAAAAGCGCTTAAGACGGGTGGCTAAAACATGTGAGGACTATGGTCTTCGTGTTCAGAATTCAGTATTTGAATGTGTGCTTGATCCGGGCAAATTTGCGCAATTAAAGTTTGATTTATTAGAAATTTTAAATCCAAAGAAAGATAGTTTGCGTTTTTATTTTATGGGTTCAAATTGGGCCGGGAAGGTTGAGCATATAGGAGCAAAACCTACGATAAATCCTGAAAAGGATTTTTTAGTGGTATAA